The following nucleotide sequence is from Chloroflexota bacterium.
CTCGCCTGAGGCTGTGGATGATGCCCGAAGGGTTAGCCAGCGCTTGGGCATACCCTTTTACCTCACTAATTTCGAGCGCGAGTTTGAAGCCCGCGTAGTTCAGCAATTCTGTGCCGAATATGCCAGAGGACGCACTCCCAACCCCTGCATAGCCTGCAACCGTTACATTAAATTCGACCTCCTGCTCAGACGCGCCCAGTCGCTGGGTGCCCACTACCTGGCCACCGGCCACTACGCACGCATACGACAAGTGGACGGACGATACCAACTTCTGCGTGGTGCGGACCCTCAAAAAGATCAATCCTACATGCTATATATGTTGGGACAGGAGCAACTGGGCCGGGTGCTTTTTCCAGTAGGCGAGTACACGAAGGCTCAGGTGCGCGAGATGGCTGCTCGCCGCGGATTGATCACGGCCAGCAAGTCCGACAGCCAAGAGGTTTGCTTCATCCCAGATAACGACTATCGCCGTTTCTTACGCCATCGCGACCCCGATGTCGCTCGGCCTGGCCCTATCGTGGACATCGACGGCAAAGTCCTAGGGCAGCACGGGGGATTGGCCTTCTACACCATCGGCCAGCGCCAGGGATTGGGCATTCCTTATCATTATCCGCTCTATGTAGTGGACTTGGACCCCGTTCGCAACGCAGTGGTGGTTGGACCAGCCAAGGGGCTCGAACGTCGGGAACTCGTGGCTGAGGATACAAGTTTTGTGTCAGGTCATGCCCCCGCCGATCCAATGGAGGTCACAGTCCAGGTGCGCTATCGTGTCGAAGACGCACCTGCCACATTGATCGTCCTGCCCAATAACCAGGCGCGTGTTATTTTCAAGCAGCCGCAGCGTGGTATCGCACCCGGACAGGCGGTGGTGTTTTATGAGGGAGAGGTCGTGCTCGGTGGCGGAACAATCTGCCAGACAAGGTGAGATATGACACCCGCATTCCTTTCACCAGCGCTGGTCCTTTCAATCGTCATCGCAACAGCCTACGCAGCGCTTTTCCATCTCCTGTGGGGGAAGAGGGCACAAGAGTTGCCCATTTATTGGTTAGGAGCACTACTGGGATTTGGCTTGGGTCAACTTGTAGGGAGGCTGCTCAACCCAAGACTATTGCATCTGGGTGATGTCTATTTTCTGGAGGGATCTGCGCTTTGTTGGTTGTTTTTGCTACTTGTCAAATGGCTGAAGAGATGATATAATCTCTACAAAGGAGGTCGCTTATGTGGTTAAGCAGCCTTCGGGATGTGGCTATTATTCTACTGGCTGTCGAGTCTCTGGCGATCGGTGTGATTCTCTTCGTGCTGCTCGTAGAAATCCGCAACTTAGCCCGGCTACTGCAGGAGGAAATAGAGCCACTCCTGAATTCGGCAAATGAGACGGCGGATACAGTGCGAAGTACAACAACATTTGTGAGTCAAAAGGTTGTGTCCCCCGTGGTGCGGGTGTATAGCCTTGCTTCAGGCATTCGGCGTGCTCTGGCCGTTTTTGTATTGAGGAACCTGCGGTGAAACAAGTGTGTGAAGAGTAAGGAGGGATTCAAATGAGCAGGGAACCCAGAGGTGGCGAATTTTTGGCTGGTTTGATCCTCGGTGGTTTGGTGGGTGCAGCAGTGGCTTTGTTATTCGCCCCCCAGCCTGGCGAGGAGACCCGGACCCGCCTCCGCGAGAAGGGCATTGAACTACAAGAGCGACTGGCTGAGGTTGGGGAACGAAGCAAAGAAGTGTTCCAGGAACAGCGTGTCCGTTTGGAGGAGGCTATTGAGGAGGGCAAGGAGGCGGCCGAGAAAAAGAGGGAAGAGATCTTAGCGCAACTTGAGGCAGAGAAAAAGGGCCGAGCCAAGCAGAAAGCCTGATATGTGGGTCCAATATCACAAATACAACAAGGGTAAGGGTGTAATATCCCCTTACCCTTGTTATTGGCCTCAGATGCTCTCTTAGAGCAGGTATTTCTGCCAAGCCTTCTCCATCGGTCCAGGACCGAGCAGAACAATGGCAATGTACTTGGGCCGTGTGGGCTCAGCGAGCAGCCTCATGCCTGCTTCGGCAGGCGTGCGTTTCCCTTTCTTCTGGTTGCAGAGCAGGCAAGCCGTGACTACATTCTCCCATGAGGTCTCGCCACCTTTAGACCGAGGGATAACGTGGTCCACAGTAAGCCCACCCTTACCAGGCTGGGCACCACAATACTGGCACGTATACTGGTCGCGGGCTAGTACCGTCCGACGGTTCACAGGCAGGCTCCACCGATGCGGCACGCGCACGTAGGTCACTAGGCGGATTACCAGAGGTACCGGCAATGAGACACTGGCTGCACGCAGATAGGCATTGGTTGCTTCCACCACTTCCGCCTTTTCTTTGAGAAGTAAAATGATAGCCCGGCGTACTGAGACTATGTTCAGTGGCTCATAAGTAGCGTTGAGAACCAGCACGCGACTCAAGACGATCATCACCTCCGTCCAAGGTTTCCCCTTAGATTGAAATTATTGTTACACCACAAAGCGCGGACCGTCTGGCCGCGCTTTTTACGTACCCCTATCCCGGCTCCCTGGCACGGAGAAATCGTTTTCGATCTAGAGGCTCGGGGACCAGGATTCGAACCTGGATCGAGGGATCCAAAGTCCCTTGTCCTACCATTAGACGATCCCCGAACGCACCCGCAGGGCCAGCCGAGATCGTTTGTAACTGCGGGCCAAAGACGGTAAGAGATAGCCGGTGCTGCCCCGGCCCCAAGACAATCGCTACCTTGGTCGAGACTGCTCGCCTCCTCCGAATGGGCCGCGCGGGACTCGAACCCGCAGCTCACGGATTAAAAGTCCGTTACTCTGCCACTTGAGTTAGCGGCCCTTGCATGCCCCATGCCAAGACATACGGGCATTCGGGCCGCTAGGCCCACGCCCATGTCCTCTGAGGCTCACCCTTCTCAGCATTATTATATTATGGCTTCCCCTCAAATGTCAACTTAAGGTGAAACGATGTCCCATCCCTTCACAGACAGTGGATGCGGGGGTAAATTGGGATTT
It contains:
- a CDS encoding HNH endonuclease, with product MIVLSRVLVLNATYEPLNIVSVRRAIILLLKEKAEVVEATNAYLRAASVSLPVPLVIRLVTYVRVPHRWSLPVNRRTVLARDQYTCQYCGAQPGKGGLTVDHVIPRSKGGETSWENVVTACLLCNQKKGKRTPAEAGMRLLAEPTRPKYIAIVLLGPGPMEKAWQKYLL
- the mnmA gene encoding tRNA 2-thiouridine(34) synthase MnmA, producing MSGGVDSSMAAALLVEQGYDVIGIMMRLWAEDYAGEGAGNLCCSPEAVDDARRVSQRLGIPFYLTNFEREFEARVVQQFCAEYARGRTPNPCIACNRYIKFDLLLRRAQSLGAHYLATGHYARIRQVDGRYQLLRGADPQKDQSYMLYMLGQEQLGRVLFPVGEYTKAQVREMAARRGLITASKSDSQEVCFIPDNDYRRFLRHRDPDVARPGPIVDIDGKVLGQHGGLAFYTIGQRQGLGIPYHYPLYVVDLDPVRNAVVVGPAKGLERRELVAEDTSFVSGHAPADPMEVTVQVRYRVEDAPATLIVLPNNQARVIFKQPQRGIAPGQAVVFYEGEVVLGGGTICQTR
- a CDS encoding YtxH domain-containing protein, which translates into the protein MSREPRGGEFLAGLILGGLVGAAVALLFAPQPGEETRTRLREKGIELQERLAEVGERSKEVFQEQRVRLEEAIEEGKEAAEKKREEILAQLEAEKKGRAKQKA